The Streptococcus pantholopis genome has a segment encoding these proteins:
- a CDS encoding bacteriocin secretion accessory protein: MYKELLESSEFYQKRHHNFSTRLILPVFGLLVFFVIFLIFMKKEITLQSTATIEPVKVLSQIQSTSNNKIKTNNLSENATVKEGDLLIEYASEIESVQKENAEQQLESLNQQKSQLELLKTSIENDSNQFDREDSFGYLQRFEDYLSQKQTLAGEVEQENSTISSQNSSAIDTQITIGNIMSDISQKISDYQNLKNAISSGETIDSSNTGYFIYLVYNAQNLSSLNEDDKEALKTQTISQIDTQINQLQTELSSYQIQYSSSGTQQAYNSSLDSQLSSLKAQKIVEVSQEMTALDQRIQESASELELQKYALDATKILSTNTGIVHVNPEVIDSEIISEGTTIAQIYPSIEEKKEVNIETYIPSDAISILEVGDEVKFKMQDSANNDTTLTSKITSIDSNATQTEEGNYFKVIAKTRLSKKQVGKLKYGISGNLVIITGEKTYFNYYIDQFLN, translated from the coding sequence ATGTATAAAGAATTATTAGAGAGCTCTGAATTTTATCAAAAGCGGCATCACAATTTTTCGACTAGACTTATCCTGCCTGTTTTTGGTTTATTAGTATTTTTTGTTATTTTCCTAATTTTTATGAAAAAAGAAATCACTTTGCAAAGTACAGCAACTATTGAACCTGTAAAGGTGTTATCACAAATACAATCGACTAGCAATAACAAAATTAAAACAAATAATCTTTCTGAAAATGCTACCGTAAAAGAAGGGGATTTGCTGATTGAGTATGCTTCTGAAATTGAGTCCGTTCAAAAAGAAAACGCTGAGCAACAATTGGAGTCATTAAATCAACAAAAATCACAGTTAGAACTGCTAAAAACGAGTATTGAAAATGATAGTAATCAGTTTGATAGAGAGGATTCTTTTGGTTACTTACAACGCTTTGAAGATTATTTAAGCCAAAAACAAACACTAGCAGGTGAAGTTGAACAAGAAAATAGTACAATATCTTCTCAAAATTCATCAGCGATTGATACACAAATTACAATAGGAAATATTATGAGCGATATTTCTCAAAAAATCTCTGATTATCAAAACCTAAAAAATGCAATTTCTTCAGGTGAAACAATTGATAGTTCAAATACTGGTTATTTTATCTATCTAGTTTATAATGCCCAAAATCTATCATCGTTGAATGAGGATGATAAGGAAGCTCTTAAAACGCAGACTATTTCACAGATAGATACGCAAATTAACCAACTTCAAACAGAATTATCCAGCTATCAAATTCAATATTCAAGCTCTGGAACTCAACAAGCCTATAATTCTAGTTTAGATAGTCAATTGTCATCATTAAAAGCACAAAAAATAGTAGAAGTTAGTCAAGAAATGACTGCTTTAGACCAAAGAATTCAAGAATCGGCTAGTGAGCTTGAGCTTCAAAAGTACGCCTTAGATGCAACCAAAATTCTATCTACTAATACAGGTATTGTACATGTAAATCCGGAGGTTATTGATTCTGAAATTATTTCTGAAGGGACGACTATTGCTCAGATTTATCCATCAATAGAAGAAAAAAAAGAAGTTAACATTGAGACCTATATACCTTCTGATGCTATATCAATTTTAGAAGTTGGTGATGAAGTAAAATTTAAAATGCAGGATTCTGCAAATAATGATACAACACTTACTTCTAAAATTACAAGTATTGATTCAAATGCTACACAAACAGAAGAAGGGAACTATTTTAAAGTTATTGCAAAGACAAGACTGTCTAAAAAACAAGTGGGAAAACTTAAGTACGGTATTTCTGGTAATCTTGTCATCATAACAGGTGAAAAGACGTACTTCAATTATTATATTGATCAATTTTTAAACTAA
- the comA gene encoding peptide cleavage/export ABC transporter ComA, with protein sequence MKFKKKHYRAQVDTRDCGVAALAMIFDFYGSYYSLATLRELAQTTQEGTTAFGLVKVAEGEGFETRAFRADMSLFDEDIIYPFIAHVLKNGNLMHYYVVTGCDKKTIHIADPDPSVRLTKIPRERFEKEWTGTAIFIAPAPSYKVHKEQKDSLLSFIPLLARQKGLIVNIVVATFLVTIINIVGSYYLQSIIDTYIPQQIKNTLSIISFGLIIVYLLQQLIAYAQEYLLLVLGQRLSIDVILSYIKHIFHLPMSFFATRRTGEIISRFTDANSIIDALASTILSIFLDVSTVIIVSIVLFSQNSNLFFISLLALPIYTIIIFSFMKPFERMNQESMEANAVLSSSIIEDINGIETIKSLTSEKQRYQKIDREFVTYLKKSFAYGKAESAQKILKKLAQLLLNVGVLWLGANLVMDNKMTLGQLITYNTLLVYFTNPLENLINLQTKLQTAKVANNRLNEVYLVKSEFEDKKTVHDINNFSGNITLKDVSYSYGYGQEVLSEIKLTIKAGSKLSFVGISGSGKTTLAKMLVNFYSPTKGEILLDGVNFNEIDKESLRRYINYLPQKPYVFNGTILDNLLLGAKEGTSQEDIFRAVQLAEIKSDIEAMPLSYQTELTTDGVGISGGQGQRIALARALLTDSPILILDEATSSLDVLTEKKILDNLMALDKTLIFIAHRLTISERTEHIVVLDKGKIIEEGNHKELLQKQGFYAHLVNS encoded by the coding sequence ATGAAATTTAAGAAAAAACATTATCGTGCTCAAGTTGATACAAGAGACTGTGGTGTGGCGGCTTTAGCAATGATTTTTGATTTTTATGGCTCCTACTATTCTTTAGCAACCTTACGAGAGCTTGCACAAACTACCCAAGAGGGAACAACAGCCTTTGGTTTAGTAAAAGTTGCCGAAGGAGAGGGGTTTGAGACCCGTGCTTTTCGTGCTGATATGTCTCTCTTTGATGAGGATATCATCTATCCATTTATAGCTCATGTGCTTAAAAATGGTAATTTGATGCACTATTATGTCGTTACAGGGTGTGATAAAAAGACTATTCACATTGCTGACCCTGACCCTAGTGTAAGATTAACTAAAATACCACGAGAACGTTTTGAAAAAGAGTGGACGGGAACAGCGATATTTATAGCACCAGCACCTAGTTATAAAGTTCATAAAGAACAAAAAGATAGTTTGCTATCATTTATTCCGCTTTTAGCTCGCCAAAAGGGATTGATAGTTAATATTGTGGTGGCAACATTCTTAGTGACAATAATAAATATTGTCGGTTCTTATTACCTTCAATCTATAATTGATACTTATATTCCACAACAGATTAAAAATACACTTAGCATAATTTCTTTTGGCTTAATTATTGTTTACTTACTACAGCAACTAATCGCTTACGCACAAGAATACCTCTTATTGGTACTTGGTCAACGTTTATCTATTGATGTCATTTTATCTTATATCAAACATATTTTTCATTTACCAATGTCCTTTTTTGCTACCAGAAGAACAGGGGAAATTATATCACGTTTTACTGATGCTAACTCCATTATCGATGCACTTGCAAGTACCATCCTTTCAATCTTTTTAGATGTTTCTACTGTCATTATTGTTTCAATCGTTCTATTTTCACAAAATAGCAACTTATTCTTTATCAGCTTATTAGCTTTACCTATTTATACGATTATCATTTTTTCTTTTATGAAACCATTCGAACGTATGAATCAGGAATCTATGGAAGCTAATGCGGTATTATCATCATCCATTATTGAAGATATTAATGGTATCGAAACAATCAAATCTTTAACAAGTGAAAAACAACGTTACCAAAAAATCGATAGAGAGTTTGTCACTTATCTAAAAAAATCATTTGCTTATGGCAAAGCAGAAAGTGCGCAAAAGATACTCAAAAAATTAGCTCAATTATTACTAAATGTTGGGGTCCTTTGGCTTGGAGCAAACTTGGTGATGGATAATAAAATGACTTTAGGACAGCTTATTACCTATAATACTTTATTAGTCTATTTTACTAATCCGTTGGAAAACCTAATTAATCTTCAAACAAAACTCCAAACAGCTAAGGTTGCTAATAATCGTTTAAATGAAGTTTATTTAGTTAAGTCAGAATTTGAAGATAAGAAAACAGTTCATGATATAAATAATTTTAGTGGTAATATCACTCTTAAAGATGTTAGCTATAGCTATGGTTATGGACAAGAAGTTCTTTCAGAGATCAAATTAACAATCAAGGCTGGTAGCAAATTATCATTTGTTGGTATTTCAGGGTCAGGAAAGACAACTCTAGCTAAAATGTTAGTTAATTTTTATAGTCCAACTAAGGGAGAAATTCTTTTAGATGGTGTTAATTTCAATGAAATTGATAAAGAAAGTTTACGTCGATATATTAATTACTTGCCACAAAAACCTTATGTATTTAACGGTACTATTCTTGATAATTTGTTGTTAGGCGCTAAAGAAGGTACAAGCCAAGAAGATATTTTTAGGGCTGTTCAGTTAGCTGAAATAAAATCAGATATTGAAGCTATGCCGCTTAGTTATCAAACAGAATTAACAACGGATGGAGTAGGAATTTCTGGAGGACAAGGTCAGCGTATTGCTCTTGCAAGAGCATTGCTGACTGATTCTCCGATACTTATTTTGGACGAAGCAACAAGCAGTTTAGATGTTCTTACGGAAAAGAAAATTCTTGATAATTTAATGGCTTTAGATAAAACATTGATCTTTATAGCGCATCGATTAACAATTTCTGAAAGAACAGAGCATATTGTTGTTCTTGATAAAGGAAAAATTATTGAAGAGGGAAATCATAAAGAATTACTGCAGAAGCAAGGTTTTTATGCTCACTTAGTAAACAGTTAG
- a CDS encoding class IIb bacteriocin, lactobin A/cerein 7B family has product MELAVNKFVELTDEELMEIEGGGVGVAIALFMAGYTIGKDIAQRGK; this is encoded by the coding sequence ATGGAATTAGCAGTAAACAAATTTGTGGAATTAACAGATGAAGAATTGATGGAAATCGAAGGTGGCGGAGTAGGTGTTGCCATTGCTTTATTTATGGCAGGATACACCATTGGAAAGGATATCGCACAACGAGGTAAATAA
- a CDS encoding class IIb bacteriocin, lactobin A/cerein 7B family, translating to MKNDMTRKIDNVVKFEELTSEELQQISGGIAPILIGVGVAASLGGGFAAGYTLARVFG from the coding sequence ATGAAAAATGATATGACAAGAAAAATTGATAATGTTGTAAAATTCGAAGAATTAACATCTGAAGAATTGCAACAAATTTCTGGTGGAATTGCTCCAATATTAATTGGTGTTGGTGTCGCTGCAAGTCTTGGTGGAGGTTTTGCTGCAGGCTACACTTTGGCTAGAGTTTTTGGTTAA
- a CDS encoding class IIb bacteriocin, lactobin A/cerein 7B family: MVKTTTKFETMDNVTKNYVTLSEEELKAIEGGIVPVIAIWATAAGVGFSGGIAVGLNYVNRH; encoded by the coding sequence GTGGTAAAAACCACGACAAAATTTGAAACTATGGACAATGTAACTAAAAACTATGTGACTCTTTCAGAAGAAGAGCTAAAGGCGATAGAAGGTGGAATTGTACCAGTTATTGCAATTTGGGCAACAGCTGCAGGTGTAGGCTTCTCTGGAGGTATCGCTGTCGGTCTAAATTATGTTAATCGTCATTGA
- a CDS encoding class IIb bacteriocin, lactobin A/cerein 7B family — MTKFETIDNIAKNYVELSDKELMETEGGSITLTTGALIGLGLGAAGFGAGYYFGHK; from the coding sequence ATGACTAAATTTGAAACAATAGATAATATTGCTAAGAACTATGTAGAACTTTCGGATAAAGAGTTGATGGAAACGGAGGGCGGTTCAATTACTTTAACAACAGGAGCGTTGATTGGGCTTGGTCTAGGAGCAGCTGGATTTGGAGCAGGATATTATTTTGGTCATAAGTAA
- a CDS encoding class IIb bacteriocin, lactobin A/cerein 7B family codes for MTKFGVMDSISKNYMALSDKELMNTEGGIVVTGTAVGIGVGIFTGSFAVGYAIGQSTKR; via the coding sequence ATGACTAAATTTGGAGTAATGGATAGTATTTCTAAAAACTACATGGCTCTTTCGGATAAAGAGTTGATGAATACAGAGGGGGGAATTGTAGTTACAGGCACAGCAGTAGGAATAGGTGTTGGAATTTTTACAGGAAGTTTTGCAGTAGGATATGCTATTGGACAAAGTACTAAAAGATAA
- a CDS encoding helix-turn-helix domain-containing protein, translating to MDHIKSAIGKKIRSTRINKGLTQADICDDESEFTLRQLARIENGQAMVTIPKLLFLAKKLEIPIQDLVDIEKIEIPKRYLELKNRLIKSHTYGDKERIAKQEEIFDEIYNNYYDFLPEEEQLLVEALQVQLNVFTSRDIGFALGFLEEYFQQILTKKNYSYNDLLIVYVYFTCCAMGLEDKEYFDELSKKVLLHVDYSDLEKLYLVERVLLSILVQVDPTEYLIYTKIFREIMKESNHFQHKPVVYVFEAKYYLDIEQNKNKTIESYDKAIMFAKMLNDEVLARNIEIEKKNDLTT from the coding sequence ATGGATCATATTAAAAGCGCAATTGGGAAAAAAATTCGAAGTACGAGAATTAATAAAGGATTGACACAAGCAGATATTTGCGATGATGAATCGGAATTTACACTTAGACAATTAGCAAGAATTGAGAATGGACAGGCAATGGTGACAATTCCTAAACTTTTATTTTTAGCTAAAAAATTGGAGATTCCGATTCAAGATTTAGTTGATATCGAAAAAATAGAGATTCCGAAGCGTTATTTAGAATTAAAAAATAGACTTATCAAAAGTCATACCTATGGCGATAAGGAGAGAATTGCTAAACAGGAAGAAATATTTGATGAAATTTATAATAACTATTATGATTTCCTTCCTGAAGAAGAACAGTTACTAGTTGAGGCTCTACAGGTACAACTAAATGTTTTTACGAGTAGGGATATAGGTTTTGCTTTAGGCTTTTTAGAGGAATATTTCCAACAAATACTCACCAAAAAGAACTACAGCTACAATGATTTGCTGATTGTATATGTCTATTTTACGTGTTGTGCAATGGGGCTTGAAGATAAAGAGTACTTTGATGAACTTTCGAAAAAAGTTCTACTTCATGTTGATTATAGTGACTTAGAAAAACTTTATCTAGTAGAGAGGGTTTTACTGAGCATTCTTGTTCAAGTTGATCCTACAGAGTATTTAATTTATACAAAAATATTTAGAGAAATTATGAAGGAATCTAATCATTTTCAGCATAAGCCAGTAGTCTATGTTTTCGAAGCAAAATACTATTTAGATATCGAACAAAATAAAAATAAAACAATAGAGTCTTATGATAAAGCTATTATGTTTGCTAAAATGCTCAATGATGAAGTATTAGCGAGAAATATTGAAATAGAAAAAAAGAATGATTTAACAACCTGA